Genomic DNA from Cydia fagiglandana chromosome 3, ilCydFagi1.1, whole genome shotgun sequence:
AACCATATCATGTTGTGCATGCATCCAAACTTTTTCCCCTTGaagagtaaaataaaaatagtaggtacctagtttagTTTGGTTGGTGTCGCTAAAACCACTTGATCCTAatattatgcattttttttaataaatttgtaGTATTACATTACATATACTCTTTGTTTATGATTCGATAGTTTTCATGCAAGAAAGAACTTCAATATGATTATTTACGAAACAGAACGGAATATGTAATATGACAAAGCGTACATTTTAAtcataaaactgtgcagtttaTCAATTCACCTACTGAACTGTAAAAGCCAAAACTTTAAGTGTTATATAGATCGTACCTGTATAAGTGTGGCACGGAGCTAGCCCAGAGGCCGGCCTCGTGTTCGGCCACGAGGTCCGCGAGCGAGGCGACGGCCTTGCCCGGCGAGGAGGTGGGCATGCCGCCCGACTGCGCGCTCTCTATCTCCACCAGCAGCTTCACTGCCGCCACTTCCTTGGCCAACTCTTGGGACGGCGATGAATCTGGATATGACGACGTCGAGTAGGCCGTACCAACCTGCAGTTGACAAGATATAGATAATTTTAACCTTAACACCTCTGCATACAAATATGCATTTTTGCTGACGGTAGTGACGGTACCTACGAGAATGAAATGGAACTGACGGTGCATATAATATATCAGCGTGTTATATAACATGGAAATATGAAACCAATAAGCGGTTATACCTTAATTGAGCAGTCGTAACTGACGGGTCCTCGTTTCGGTCGAATGTCGTGCACCTTGTAGACGGGCTGCGCTAATCCAAGCTTTCGACAGGTCCATTCCAACTTGTCCACTGAAGAGCTGGAGTCTGGTGGTGGTTCTAAG
This window encodes:
- the LOC134680531 gene encoding uncharacterized protein LOC134680531, with amino-acid sequence MSASQRLSSLRDQLNTVDLIPLPLPATNNDFVEHSGPVTHVAPAYSLEPPPDSSSSVDKLEWTCRKLGLAQPVYKVHDIRPKRGPVSYDCSIKVGTAYSTSSYPDSSPSQELAKEVAAVKLLVEIESAQSGGMPTSSPGKAVASLADLVAEHEAGLWASSVPHLYRARRRCNTRTVCRTTQTTAIYTYIPYKQQRVSD